One Chitinivibrionales bacterium DNA window includes the following coding sequences:
- a CDS encoding anti-sigma factor antagonist (This anti-anti-sigma factor, or anti-sigma factor antagonist, belongs to a family that includes characterized members SpoIIAA, RsbV, RsfA, and RsfB.), which translates to MESQIDLEYKDLKGVQTAKVVKFVGDLDATNVEFVLEKICNLMDDGFVNIVADFKKLRYVNSTGLGVLLHFNKSSKEKGGSFKIANVNENVYEIIEIIGASSLLEIYDDVDEAIEALK; encoded by the coding sequence ATGGAGTCTCAAATTGATCTTGAATATAAAGATCTAAAAGGCGTGCAAACAGCGAAAGTAGTCAAATTTGTCGGCGACCTTGATGCCACCAATGTTGAGTTTGTGCTTGAAAAAATATGCAATTTAATGGATGATGGCTTTGTTAATATTGTTGCCGATTTTAAAAAATTGCGCTATGTGAACAGTACAGGGCTGGGTGTACTTTTACATTTCAACAAATCCTCAAAAGAAAAAGGTGGAAGCTTCAAAATTGCCAATGTCAATGAAAATGTCTACGAGATCATCGAGATTATCGGCGCATCTTCGCTCCTGGAAATTTATGATGATGTTGATGAAGCAATTGAAGCGCTGAAATAA
- a CDS encoding sugar nucleotide-binding protein has translation MGAERQKSRIWLTFKSEDNEWKAQKALLHRFMQLFPPEIDLISPPVPDSWRVLVTGITSIHGWPIFTQLQRLLPEHRLMGIRSPKMNIPDYENAHSLCITDKENLGHIKSEFRPTHVIHCAGVCDLDVCEERPAWASMLNVGGARVVVEVFGDIPVFFMSTDLVFSGENPPHNGYAEEHIPDPISMAGKTFREAEKVIQKCREWCIIRLGLPLGDSVTGDKGAVDWIESRFKRNLPVTLFHDEFRSCISCDEIGRMAVCALTKELRGIYHFGGAGAWSLHDIGRYVIEKGGYPDTLLTGIMRQEDIGGPPRIGDVTMKSSKIAGVLTG, from the coding sequence GTGGGGGCTGAACGGCAAAAAAGCAGAATATGGCTGACATTCAAGTCTGAGGATAATGAATGGAAAGCTCAGAAGGCCCTCTTGCATCGATTTATGCAGCTTTTTCCCCCTGAGATTGATTTGATTTCCCCTCCGGTACCCGATTCATGGCGCGTTCTGGTTACCGGCATAACGTCGATTCATGGATGGCCGATTTTTACACAGTTACAAAGGCTTCTTCCCGAGCATCGTCTTATGGGCATCCGTTCGCCCAAAATGAATATCCCCGATTACGAGAATGCTCATTCACTCTGTATCACCGATAAAGAAAATCTGGGGCATATCAAATCGGAGTTTCGGCCTACCCATGTCATTCATTGCGCGGGGGTATGCGATCTCGATGTTTGCGAGGAGCGACCGGCCTGGGCATCGATGCTCAATGTTGGCGGAGCCCGTGTTGTTGTAGAGGTATTCGGGGACATTCCGGTCTTTTTTATGAGCACCGATCTTGTTTTTTCCGGCGAAAATCCTCCCCACAATGGCTATGCCGAAGAGCATATACCCGATCCTATAAGTATGGCGGGCAAAACATTCAGGGAGGCTGAAAAGGTGATACAAAAATGCAGGGAGTGGTGTATTATCCGTCTGGGGTTGCCTTTGGGAGATTCGGTGACCGGTGATAAAGGAGCTGTCGACTGGATCGAGAGCAGATTTAAGAGAAACCTGCCGGTTACGCTTTTTCATGATGAATTCCGGAGCTGTATTTCCTGCGATGAGATCGGGAGAATGGCTGTTTGTGCGCTCACAAAAGAGCTACGGGGGATCTATCACTTTGGCGGCGCCGGAGCGTGGAGTCTCCATGATATCGGGCGCTATGTCATTGAAAAGGGCGGATACCCGGATACTCTGCTTACCGGCATTATGCGTCAGGAAGACATCGGTGGCCCGCCCCGGATTGGTGATGTCACCATGAAGTCATCGAAAATAGCCGGGGTATTGACGGGTTGA
- a CDS encoding DUF814 domain-containing protein, with protein sequence MNNQKDNVIAEIKRFRSIYNRAVKRSERKLEKQKEEARENSNWMYYRQIGDSLLALSQGEIKGKSEMSLSNVHTQEVITISLNPKLSLRNNAELYYKKSKKAHRGHKITEKNVEATEKDIEELRHFLNKIDQFMEQPETGDETFLEEIKTHAQSQGLIPRKGSSKAHEGANVPYHHFYTETWDIYVGKHASQNDELTTRFAKPRDLWLHVAAHAGSHVVIRRPKDAPYPPDDIIRKAAMLAVWFSKARHTSYAEVHLTETRYVRKPRKSPPGEVQISNYKSIRVEPKSPKELFSSGQDSTI encoded by the coding sequence ATGAATAATCAAAAAGATAATGTCATTGCAGAGATTAAACGGTTCCGAAGCATATATAATCGTGCTGTAAAGCGTTCCGAACGAAAACTCGAAAAGCAGAAAGAGGAGGCGAGAGAAAATTCTAATTGGATGTATTATCGTCAGATAGGAGATTCTCTTTTAGCACTGTCTCAGGGCGAAATAAAAGGCAAATCAGAAATGTCGCTGAGTAATGTGCACACACAGGAAGTGATAACCATATCGCTCAACCCGAAACTGAGCCTTCGCAACAATGCCGAATTATACTATAAAAAATCGAAAAAAGCACATCGCGGCCACAAAATCACCGAAAAAAATGTTGAGGCAACCGAAAAAGATATTGAAGAATTGCGCCATTTTCTGAATAAAATCGACCAATTTATGGAGCAACCGGAAACCGGGGATGAAACCTTTCTTGAGGAGATTAAAACCCATGCGCAATCACAAGGACTGATTCCACGAAAAGGTTCATCCAAAGCACACGAAGGGGCAAATGTACCTTATCACCACTTTTATACCGAAACCTGGGATATCTATGTCGGGAAACATGCGTCACAAAATGATGAGCTTACCACACGTTTTGCAAAACCCAGAGATCTGTGGCTCCATGTAGCCGCCCATGCGGGATCGCATGTCGTAATCCGCCGTCCCAAAGATGCTCCCTATCCTCCCGATGATATCATACGTAAAGCAGCTATGCTGGCTGTCTGGTTTTCGAAGGCCAGGCACACATCCTATGCCGAAGTCCATCTCACCGAAACCCGTTATGTGCGAAAACCACGAAAATCACCTCCCGGTGAAGTACAGATCAGCAATTATAAATCGATCCGGGTGGAGCCCAAATCGCCAAAAGAGTTGTTTTCTTCCGGGCAGGATAGTACCATTTAA
- a CDS encoding DUF1573 domain-containing protein yields the protein MIRYILILFTAIFVASPLHAGPRLQVEETEYFAGTFLEGQVDTISHDFILKNTGDEPLYVLKVHPGCGCTKFHVDKKIAPGGSGKISIKVDVSKFMGFVKKTTTVLTDADNQQTIRLTMKARIEPVISVSEEFIRFGPSDIKEKIRLTTDTENLIIESVKYNAYLTKSVHPVEHSLQKYKEQDKEGAVQYALKLHVSDRPARTSPGKFIITTNHPQKKTIEIGGLILVGNE from the coding sequence ATGATTAGATACATACTAATATTGTTCACAGCTATTTTCGTTGCATCTCCGCTTCATGCCGGTCCAAGACTTCAGGTAGAAGAGACCGAGTATTTTGCCGGTACTTTTCTTGAAGGCCAGGTTGATACGATATCCCATGATTTTATCCTGAAAAATACCGGTGATGAACCTTTGTATGTCCTTAAAGTCCATCCGGGATGCGGGTGTACAAAATTCCATGTCGATAAAAAGATCGCTCCCGGTGGAAGCGGAAAGATTTCGATCAAAGTCGATGTTTCTAAATTTATGGGCTTTGTTAAAAAGACGACCACCGTGCTCACCGATGCCGATAATCAGCAGACTATCCGCCTTACCATGAAAGCGAGAATCGAGCCGGTGATATCGGTTTCAGAAGAATTTATCAGGTTTGGTCCATCAGATATAAAGGAAAAAATCCGTCTGACCACCGACACCGAAAACCTGATAATTGAATCGGTGAAATATAACGCCTATCTCACCAAATCCGTACACCCGGTAGAGCACTCCCTGCAAAAATATAAGGAACAGGATAAGGAAGGGGCGGTGCAGTATGCCCTGAAGCTGCACGTATCCGACCGCCCGGCACGAACATCACCGGGTAAATTCATTATCACCACCAATCATCCGCAGAAAAAGACAATCGAGATCGGCGGCTTGATTCTGGTCGGCAACGAGTAA
- a CDS encoding cyclic nucleotide-binding domain-containing protein yields MKNEEKKIVEYQPGDVIIQEGKLAEELFVLLSGTLEVSVKNVKVAEISLKGSYVGEIASLLSQRRIATVKAMTPAKLLMIENMTGYFEQNPSAAVSIGQALAARIMEMNDKIIHYQGEVENWVKLGEEALKMKELGPIKEALSDMQRLLHEVKAGSSTPQKGS; encoded by the coding sequence ATGAAAAATGAAGAAAAGAAAATAGTCGAATACCAGCCGGGCGACGTTATAATACAGGAGGGCAAACTCGCCGAAGAACTGTTTGTTCTTTTAAGCGGTACGCTCGAAGTTTCGGTTAAGAATGTCAAAGTAGCCGAAATCAGTTTAAAAGGCTCGTATGTAGGGGAGATAGCATCACTGCTCTCCCAGCGACGGATCGCCACGGTCAAAGCGATGACTCCGGCAAAACTCCTGATGATCGAAAATATGACCGGATATTTCGAACAGAATCCATCCGCTGCAGTCTCTATCGGCCAGGCCCTCGCTGCACGAATCATGGAAATGAATGACAAAATTATCCATTACCAGGGCGAAGTCGAAAACTGGGTGAAACTGGGTGAAGAAGCCCTGAAGATGAAGGAGCTTGGACCTATAAAGGAAGCATTATCCGATATGCAACGGCTTCTACACGAAGTCAAAGCCGGCAGCAGCACACCACAAAAAGGGTCATAA
- a CDS encoding STAS domain-containing protein, with translation MESMRIEIWQTQDTPNTTVLHVINELDGASVEKLNEVFDEVLHKYPRYVIADLSQVTLFSSAALGRFMGFKKRLVESKGDLVFTGLTLDIRTQLSSLGAFKIFESYPNVRSAVNAYKWEHEGISQSLTLSFPPELHFVPPVRQLVSRIAKQKGYSSRDSFRLETIVDEVCNNAVEHGDADAYRDIELFLGIDREKVEIKVINTSNPAKVEVLKQLSNSISKTAVPQLDDKRGRGLTLIKMLSNNLSIDFSENGTTVHVTRLRGD, from the coding sequence ATGGAATCAATGCGCATTGAGATATGGCAAACTCAAGATACTCCCAACACAACTGTTTTGCATGTCATAAATGAACTTGATGGAGCAAGTGTCGAGAAACTCAATGAGGTATTCGATGAAGTCCTGCATAAGTATCCGAGGTATGTCATTGCCGATCTTTCTCAGGTAACTCTTTTTTCTTCTGCCGCGCTTGGCCGCTTTATGGGATTCAAAAAGCGCCTTGTTGAGAGCAAAGGAGATCTGGTTTTTACCGGGTTAACGCTTGATATCAGGACCCAGCTGTCGTCGTTGGGCGCCTTTAAAATATTCGAATCCTACCCCAACGTACGATCGGCGGTAAATGCTTATAAATGGGAACATGAAGGAATTTCTCAGTCGCTCACCCTTTCTTTCCCTCCCGAGCTTCACTTTGTCCCGCCGGTCCGTCAGCTGGTCAGCAGGATTGCCAAACAGAAAGGATACAGCAGCCGCGATTCTTTTCGTTTGGAGACCATTGTTGATGAAGTCTGTAATAATGCGGTAGAACATGGTGATGCCGATGCCTATCGTGATATAGAACTGTTTCTCGGGATCGACCGTGAAAAAGTTGAAATCAAGGTAATCAATACCAGTAATCCGGCTAAGGTTGAAGTACTGAAACAATTGTCAAACTCAATTTCGAAAACTGCTGTTCCTCAGCTTGACGACAAACGGGGACGGGGGCTTACACTTATTAAAATGCTGTCAAATAATTTATCAATAGATTTTTCTGAAAACGGAACAACAGTCCATGTTACTCGATTAAGAGGGGATTAG
- a CDS encoding TrkA family potassium uptake protein has product MSKERKHICIVGLGFFGAGLARSLAKNADVLAIDNDIGRVNAITDDVQRALSVDVKDFQSLSAVVSNKFDEAIVTIGEELESSILCVLYLKRLGIPVIRAKESSQEHGEILKSIGATHVFSPELETAERLSLRIIKPNLLDFVPLAHDYVVVDFAAPKQLINNSLEALHLRNVYGVFVMAIKKATDAGFVFLPGPDYTIQQDDVLVVIGKQEGIDKLQKETE; this is encoded by the coding sequence ATGAGTAAAGAACGAAAACATATTTGTATCGTTGGACTTGGCTTTTTCGGCGCGGGTCTTGCCCGTTCCTTAGCTAAAAATGCTGATGTTCTGGCTATTGACAACGATATCGGACGCGTCAACGCGATTACAGATGATGTCCAGAGGGCGCTGTCTGTGGATGTCAAGGATTTTCAATCTCTCTCCGCAGTGGTGTCGAATAAGTTCGATGAGGCTATTGTAACCATTGGTGAGGAACTCGAATCGAGCATTCTTTGCGTATTGTATCTGAAACGTCTCGGCATACCTGTTATTCGAGCAAAAGAAAGCAGTCAGGAGCACGGTGAAATACTCAAGTCGATTGGCGCCACACACGTTTTCTCACCTGAACTGGAAACAGCCGAGCGCCTCTCGCTTCGCATTATCAAACCGAATCTCCTTGATTTTGTTCCTCTGGCTCATGATTATGTTGTTGTCGACTTTGCAGCACCAAAACAACTTATCAACAACAGCCTCGAAGCCCTTCACTTACGAAATGTTTATGGAGTCTTTGTAATGGCTATCAAGAAGGCCACCGATGCAGGCTTTGTGTTTCTTCCGGGACCGGATTACACAATCCAGCAGGACGACGTACTTGTTGTAATCGGAAAACAAGAGGGAATAGACAAGCTACAGAAAGAGACAGAATAG